A region of the Vibrio tubiashii genome:
TACGCCGAACCACTTCTCAGAGATTGTCTTCAGCGTACCGTCTGCACGCATGGCTGCGAGTGCTTGGTTCACTTCCGCTTGAAGTTTTTTACCATTTTCGTTGTCAACAAATGGCCAAGCGTTTTGGATGGTTTCAAATGGCTGACCTGCAAGTTGTAGCGGAAGACCCGTTTTCTTGATCAGCTCTAGTGCTGACAAACGATCCATCACGAATGCATCTGCACGGCCTAGTGCGACATCGTGCTCAATACCTGTGTCGTAAGTCTTGATATTGATCTTGCCATCTTTGTCGTAGTTACGCAGTAGCTGCTCGAAGTTAGAGCCTAAGTTTACTGCGACTGTTTTACCTTCAAGATCTTCAATGCCTTGAATGCTGTCATTGCCTTTACGAACTGTGATTTGCGCGCCGTCGACCACATATGGGTCAGCAAATAGGTACTTCGCCTTACGTGCATCCGTCATCGTGATCTGGTTAGAGATAGTGTCGATACGACCCGTTTCTAATAGACCAAATAGACCAGAGAAGTTAGCCGTGACGTACTCTACTTTGTAATCGTTGCGTTTACCGATCTCATCCCACAGGTCTACTTCGAAACCTTGTAGCTTATCTTGCTGAACGAAAGTAAACGGGAA
Encoded here:
- a CDS encoding amino acid ABC transporter substrate-binding protein: MKNWIKAAVAAIALSAATVQAATEVKVGMSGRYFPFTFVQQDKLQGFEVDLWDEIGKRNDYKVEYVTANFSGLFGLLETGRIDTISNQITMTDARKAKYLFADPYVVDGAQITVRKGNDSIQGIEDLEGKTVAVNLGSNFEQLLRNYDKDGKINIKTYDTGIEHDVALGRADAFVMDRLSALELIKKTGLPLQLAGQPFETIQNAWPFVDNENGKKLQAEVNQALAAMRADGTLKTISEKWFGVDITE